A region of the Nitrospirota bacterium genome:
AAACGATGCAGGAAGCCGCCTCTCCTCGCGGCTTCTTCAATACAAGGACAGGCCCGATGTGATGGTTCTCGCCCTTCCCCGGGGCGGCGTGGTCACCGGCTATGAGATTGCGCATGCGCTCAATGTCCCTCTCGATGTTCTGATCGTGAGAAAACTCGGTTTCCCCGGCCAACCCGAGCTTGCCCTGGGAGCTGTTGCGGAGACCGGGACCGTTATCCTGAATGAGGACATCGTCAAAGAAGGCAGTGTATCCGGGGCTTTTATAAAGAGCGAGATCGAACGTCAAAAGGAGGAGATCGCACGGCGCGTGGTCCTTTACCGGTCGGGGAAAAGGCTTCCCGATCTGAGCGGGACCGTGGTCATCCTCGCGGACGACGGGGTCGCGACCGGCGCCACGATAAAGGCCGCGATCTCGGCGCTCAAAGAACAGAAGGTGAAAAAGCTGGTCGTTGCGCTGCCCGTCGGGCCCCCGGGAACCATGAAAGCCTTGCGGCAGATGGTCGATGAGCTCATTTGCCTCGAAACGCCGCTCTCGTTCATGGCGGTGAGCGCACACTATCTCGATTTTGCCCAGGTATCGGACGACGAAGTAGTGGACATTCTTCAGCGGATTTCGGCAAAGGCAGCGTGATCCGGAGGGAACCGAACCAGTTCTTTCCCATCCCCTGTTCACCGGATATCGGCTGACAGTCATCTGTAAAAAATAAAGGAAGGCAACGCCATGTTCAATACGCTTACCGAACAGAAAGTCAGCATCCTGGCCGGAACGGTGATGCTTGAGGGAAATCTCGTGATCCCCCGATCATGCCGGTCAGTCGTGATATTTGCGCACGGCAGCGGCAGCAGCATGCACAGCCCGCGGAACAGGTTCGTGGCCGGCATGCTCCAGGAAGAAGGGATCGGCACTCTCCTCTTCGACCTGCTCAAGCCCTTCGAGGACGCCGTCTACGCGAACCGGTTCAATATCGATCTCCTGACCGAGCGGCTCAAGGCATCGACCCACTGGCTCCAAAAGCGGCCGGAAACCCAGGGACTTCCCCTGGGCTATTTCGGGGCAAGCACCGGGTCGGCAGCGGCCCTTCGCGCCGCTGCGGAAATGGGGCCTCTGATCCGCGCCGTGGTCTCGCGCGGAGGCAGGCCCGACCTGGCCGGACCGGCCCTCTCCCGGGTAACGACACCGGTCCTCTTCATCGTGGGCGGTAATGACTCCCCTGTTCTCGAACTCAACCAGCAGGCGTACGGCATGATCACTGCGGACAAGGACCTCGCGATCGTTCCCCATGCAACGCACCTGTTCGAGGAGCCGGGCGCGCTCGCAGAAGTCGCGCGTCTTGCCGTCGCATGGTTCAGGCAGCGCCTCTGACAGGTAGTGCAGCACATTGTGCGTTCTTCAAGGCGGTTGTTTTTTGACAATTCGAACGCTTGGGGGGAGGTGGTCCCATGAAAGCACTGTTCATCAGCGCGGACAGGTATGAGGATTCGGAGCTTCTTGTTCCCTATTACCGCCTTCTCGAAGAAGGCCTCGAGGTGGACATTGCGTCCATGAAGAAAGAACCGATCAAGGGCAAGCACGGCTACGACGTACCGGTGACGAAGACCCTGGCGGAGGTCAGGCCCGATGATTACGACGTTCTGGTGCTGCCGGGCGGCAAGGCGCCCGAGGAAGTGCGAAGGGAGCCCAGGGCCGTGGAGATCGCGCGTTACTTTTTCGCGAAGAACAAGCCGGTAGCAGCCATCTGCCACGGGCCTCAGACGCTGATCACCGCGGGCCTGCTGAAAGGCAGGCATGCCACCTGCTACCGGACGGTTGTTGAGGAATTGAAGGCGGCGGGCGCGGTCTACGAGGACAAAGAAGTTGTCGTGGACGGCAATCTCGTGACCTCGCGCCAGCCTTCGGACCTTCCCGCGTTCATGCGGGAGACCATGAAGATGATCCGCAGCGCGGCAAAAAAATCGAAAGCTGCGTAAAACCATAAAAAGACGCGTCTCACACAGAGCCACGAAGTTGAAAGAGCGAATAAAATCATTTTCATCAGGATTTCTTCGTGTACTTCGTGCCTCCATTTAATAAACGACCGCCTTAGGGGAGCATCGTGACAAGGCGATACAATCCCGTATCGCGCAAAGGCGCGAAGAACAGCGATCAAATCATAACATTATATCCTTTCTTTGAGTCTTGTTTCTGCGCGATATTTTTGCTCTTCAAGAGGTCCGCGAGCAGGGCATCGACCCCCTTCTGCATCATCATCGACATGGATGCCCAGTCCTATCTCCCGCACAGTCCGGCGATGTGAACTATATCCTGATCGAAAGTGTACGCAAGCTGCCTGAGCGGATCACCGAGATCTCCCGGAGGCTGACGTCATAGCCCGCGAGGAGTCGCGGCAAGCCGGCAATCACCGTATCGATTGAGCAACGTTTTATCCGGAAGAATTTATGAGGAAGACGGAACAAAATGCCTCCCTGTCAACGGCCCGGGAGCTCATGATCGAATTTGCCGACCTGACCGGACTGATGCCGGCCAGGGAAAAAGGACAACGCTACTTATGGACCGATGCTTTTGCCGTCTGCAACTTCCTGGAGCTTTATCGATCTTTTGGCGACGAGATATACAAAAGTCTAGCGCTGCGCCTTGTCGATCAAGTCCATGCCGTGCTCGGACGTCACCGTGATGATGACAGCCGCACGGGCTGGATCAGCGGCCTCGATCAGCACGAAGGCATCATGCACCCCACGCGAGGCGGCTTAAGGATCGGCAAGGAGATGAACGAACGCAGACCTGATGAGCCTTATGATGAACGCCTGGAATGGGAACGGGACGGACAGTACTATCATTATTTGACAAAATGGATGCACGCTCTCAGCCGGGCAAGCAGCGTCACGGAAGATCCGACCTACAACCGGTGGGCGATAGAGCTCGCGAAAACAGCGCATGCCAGGTTCACCTACGATCATCCCGCGAGCGGACGAAAACGCATGTACTGGAAGATGAGCATCGACCTGTCCCATCCGCTTGTCCCCTCGATGGGGCATCACGATCCTCTCGACGGACTCATCACGTACCTCCAGCTTCAGGCTACCGCGGCAAGAGACTCTGACAAATCCCCGGGGTCCGATCTCGGCGCGGAAATCACCGACCTTGCAGCTCTGTGTGAAGGGAAACAATGGACCACCGATGATCCCCTGGGCATTGGCGAGCTTTTGAGCAGCGCGTACAAGCTTGCTCAATTGACCGTCCCCAAAGGTTTTGAAAAGGACGCACTTCTGGACACGATCCTGCACTCTTCCCTGACCGGCATCCAATCCTACGCGCGATCGAATCCACTGGATCTTCCCGCACAGGAGCGGCTTCCATTTCGGGAATTGGGGTTATCGATCGGTTTGCATGCCCTTGAGCGGCTGCAGGCATTGATCGAGCACTCTGCGGGATGTCCCACCGGGAACCGTCGTCTGCATTCACAAATTGATGAATTGACGCGCTCCAAGCCCCTCGGTGACATGATCGAGAAATACTGGCTTGAACCTTCAAACAGGCAGGCTGACACCTGGCAGGCTCATCGCGCTATAAACATGGTGATGCTCGCAACCAGCCTTGCGCCCGACGGTTATCTCTCCCCTTGAACCTGAGCGCGATCAACGAAAGAACGCTACCGTTCATCGCGAACTCACAATCGAGTCAAGAGAATAATAAGGCTCCGCAATCATGCGGAGCCTTATACCAGGGAATCAGCCATCAGCACTGCTCATAAACCGTATCGGCGACGGCAAAACCCGCCAATTCGTGATACGTCACGATGGCATCACGATACGCGGTGAGGTCCTGAGCCGAATCACCGGAGTTGCAGATCAGCACACCGGTTCTCGCATTCAAAAAGATGCTTACGGTATCGCTCGGATATTCGCCAAGATCATCCGAGCGCAAGGTCAGCACCGTGATGTTGTTCACATTGTCTACGGCTACGATCTCCCCTATCAGGGTGCGCTCCTGACCGCTCTTCATCATTCCCTGGGAATTCGCCGCCAGTGTGGTAAGGGACATGAACAACAGAACAGCAGCAATCAGCACGAGCAGCCCGGCCAGTACCGTTGCCGCCCTGGCCGGCCCTCTCCCGATCATTGACTTACCGATCATGACCATCAACTCCTTTCATACAAGAGAGGGAATACCAGACCCTCTTGCTCTTGTATTGTTCATTCATATGATAACTCTCTCTTCCGGGATATTCAATCCTACCAAAATATCAACATTAGTGCGGCACAGTCTGCCCATTTGCAGGAACCGATTACCGCCGGAGCCGTGGCCACGGTGTTTCAGCGTGTTCAGTGAAACTTTGTCAGGACTGATCGAAGAAAAAGTGATAAAAAGCCCCGTTTTAGGGACAGATCTATCGGTCAGTCCTAAGATTAAATCAGAAAGGATTTTTAAAATTGATACATTAATACGAAGAAAGGACATACATCATGGACAGCATCAAACGGCTTCTCATCGTATGCAGATTGACGAGCCATTGCGGCCCCGTTGTCCGCGCTGCCGTGGATCAGGCGCGAAGCTTTGGCGCGGAATTCTATGTCCTGCACGTCATTCACGATCCATTCTGTATCGAGGGATGGAACCTTCCCTTCCATCACTGGAGCAGGACTTTCGTCGTCTGCTCAAGAAGACGAGGAAGGAGCTGGACGACCTTGTTGCGGAGGAAAAACGAAAGGGCATATCCGTCAAGGAACTGATCCGGGAAGGCAAACCTCACAAGGAGATCGAGAAAGTCGTGCGGGACGAGAAGATCGGCCTCCTCGTGCTTCCTGCCCATGAAGAATCGCGGCTAGAACACCTTCCTTTCGGAAGGGACAATGAAGACCTTATCCGGGGGATGCCCTGTTCGATCCTTCTCGTAAAGCGCGAGCCGAAGCCCGCGCCCTATCCCTGGCCTTCATAAAGGCTGACCAGTCTCTTATAGATCCGGGGAAGATAAGTATAAGGACGGACCTGGCACATTCCCCGCAAGTTCATGACATCATTCTCAGGAGTATCGTAACCACCAGAAGGATCATGGCACTCTGCCTGATCGTTTCAAGCATCCGCGCCAGAACAAAAAGTCGCATCAACTTTTGGGAAAGATCACTATGCAGCTTTCAAATTTTGGGCCTTTTTGCGGATCATCTTCATTGTTTCCCGCATGAAGGCGGGCAGGTCCGCAGGCCGGCGCGAGGTCACGAGATTGCCGTCCACGACGACATCTTCGTCCTCGACGAAGATCGCGCCTGCTGATATCAACTCATCCACGATGGCCTGGGAACCGGTGGCGTGTCTGCCCTTCAGAAGTCCCGCAGCGATCAGCGTCTGAGGTCCCTGGCAAATAGCGGCGACGGGTTTCTCCTTCTTGAAGAAGTCTCGCGCGATCTCCACCGCCTTCGGTTCTTTTCGCACCGCCTCGGCCACATCACCTCCGGGCAGCACAAGGATATCGTAGTCATCAGGCCTGACCTCTGCCAGGGTCTTCGTCACGTTCATGTCATATCCATGTTTGCCTTTAATCGGCTCCTTTTTCTTCATAGATGCGATATCCACCTTGATGCCTTCTTCTAGAAATCGGTAAGAGGGGACGAGAAGCTCTGCATCGTCATATCTGTCCGCACTGATAAATAGTGCTTTCATGGAACTACCTCCGTTTTCTGTTGGAATATTTTGAACTCCTCTACGCCCGTCAAACACAGCATGGTAGGTCGGCACTGATCCCGCAATCACAAGAGAAAGGCTCCGCACATGTGCGGAGCCTTGTACCATAGAATAATCCTTCAACAACGTTCCGAAACGGAATCGGCAACGGCAAAACCAGCCAATTCATGATACCGTATCATGGCGTTCCGGCTGACATTGATATCACGCGCAGGTTCGCGCGCGTTGCATATCTTCACACTGGTGCTTGGCCTCAGAAAGATGTTCATGGTATCGTTCGGATATTTGCCAATTTCATCTGACCTCAAGGTCAGCACATTGATGTTGTTCACATTGTCTACGGCAATAACCTCCCCCTTCAGGGTGCGCTCCTCGCCGCCTTTCGTCATGCCTTGCGAGATCGCCGCCTGTGTAAGAGATGTGGCCAGCAAAACGGCAGCAAGCAGTACAAGCATCCCGGCCAGTACCGTTGCGGTCCTGGCCGGTCCTCTCCGGATTATTTGTTTACCGATCATGGTATTCAACTCCTTTCGCCGGGAAGGGCATAACATCCTCCCTTTCATGTTCCTATGGTAGCTCTCTCCCCCGGGATTTGCAATCAGACCAAAATATCACCTTCGATACGGCGCAGCCACTCCCTTTGACGGCCTGCTTTCATGCTTTGCGCCCAGTTTTCCCTCATCGTTTTCAGCTCGACATCAGACCTCGGAGCAACGAGCCCTTTTAAGAGGTTTTCCCGCCCGGTCAGGTCCCGCGCAGGGCATCAAGGGCACGAAGCAGCTGGAGATCCTTATGCGACCGCAGTTCCGCAAGGCTCATGCCCCGTTCCGCTTCGGGGAGCAACGGCGCACCATCGGCTGGAAGGGAAACGACAATGTCTGGCGTGATCCCCTTGTGCCAGATGACACGGCCGTTCGGCGTAAGCCATTCCATGACGGCGAGCAGCAGTGCCGACCCGTCTGAGAGGGGCACGGCGTTCAGCACTGTCCCGGTGCCGAATGTCTTTTCTCCCACGATGGCTGCACGCTTCGCATCCTGAAGAGCGCCGGCAACGATCTCCGAGGCGCTGGCGGTGCCGGCATTGGTCAAAACAGCCATGGGCAGGCCGCATTTCCTGACGCCTTTTTCAACCGCGACAGACCGCAGTTCGCCTTTCGCGTTCTTTTCCTCGAGAACGGTGCCGCTTTCCAGGAACTGGCTTGCCACCCCGACCGCCATATCAAGGAGCCCGCCCGGGTCGTTCCGCAGGTCGAGGATCACTCCCTTTGCTCCGCGC
Encoded here:
- a CDS encoding phosphoribosyltransferase, translated to MFQNRNDAGSRLSSRLLQYKDRPDVMVLALPRGGVVTGYEIAHALNVPLDVLIVRKLGFPGQPELALGAVAETGTVILNEDIVKEGSVSGAFIKSEIERQKEEIARRVVLYRSGKRLPDLSGTVVILADDGVATGATIKAAISALKEQKVKKLVVALPVGPPGTMKALRQMVDELICLETPLSFMAVSAHYLDFAQVSDDEVVDILQRISAKAA
- a CDS encoding type 1 glutamine amidotransferase domain-containing protein; its protein translation is MKALFISADRYDDAELLVPSYRFLEEGIKVDIASMKKKEPIKGKHGYDMNVTKTLAEVRPDDYDILVLPGGDVAEAVRKEPKAVEIARDFFKKEKPVAAICQGPQTLIAAGLLKGRHATGSQAIVDELISAGAIFVEDEDVVVDGNLVTSRRPADLPAFMRETMKMIRKKAQNLKAA
- a CDS encoding type 1 glutamine amidotransferase domain-containing protein; the encoded protein is MKALFISADRYEDSELLVPYYRLLEEGLEVDIASMKKEPIKGKHGYDVPVTKTLAEVRPDDYDVLVLPGGKAPEEVRREPRAVEIARYFFAKNKPVAAICHGPQTLITAGLLKGRHATCYRTVVEELKAAGAVYEDKEVVVDGNLVTSRQPSDLPAFMRETMKMIRSAAKKSKAA
- a CDS encoding dienelactone hydrolase family protein — protein: MFNTLTEQKVSILAGTVMLEGNLVIPRSCRSVVIFAHGSGSSMHSPRNRFVAGMLQEEGIGTLLFDLLKPFEDAVYANRFNIDLLTERLKASTHWLQKRPETQGLPLGYFGASTGSAAALRAAAEMGPLIRAVVSRGGRPDLAGPALSRVTTPVLFIVGGNDSPVLELNQQAYGMITADKDLAIVPHATHLFEEPGALAEVARLAVAWFRQRL
- a CDS encoding universal stress protein; translated protein: MEPSLPSLEQDFRRLLKKTRKELDDLVAEEKRKGISVKELIREGKPHKEIEKVVRDEKIGLLVLPAHEESRLEHLPFGRDNEDLIRGMPCSILLVKREPKPAPYPWPS